From Bradyrhizobium sp. NDS-1, the proteins below share one genomic window:
- a CDS encoding acetyl-CoA C-acetyltransferase encodes MAEAYIVAAARTAGGRKGGRLAGWHPADLAAKVLDELVDRTKVDPALVEDVIMGCVMQVGEQSNNVARNAIMASKLPESVPGTSIDRQCGSSQQALHFAAQAVMSGTMDVVIAAGVESMTRVPMGLSSQLPAKNGFGNYKSPGIEAKYPNIVFSQFTGAEMMAEKYGLSKDDLDEYSFNSHQRAIAATQAGHFKKEIVPLEITRADGSKDTHHIDEGIRFDVTLDGIKGVKLIAENGKLTAASASQICDGASGVMVVNERGLKQLGVKPLARIHHMTMTGGDPVIMLDAPLHATKRALEKAGMKVDDIDLFEVNEAFASVPTGWLKTTGADPARLNVNGGAIALGHPLGGSGTKLMTTLVHALHQRGKRYGLQTMCEGGGMANVTIVERL; translated from the coding sequence ATGGCCGAGGCATACATCGTCGCCGCCGCGCGTACCGCCGGCGGGCGCAAGGGGGGCCGCCTCGCCGGCTGGCATCCGGCCGATCTCGCCGCGAAGGTGCTGGACGAGCTGGTCGATCGCACCAAGGTCGATCCTGCCCTGGTCGAGGACGTGATCATGGGCTGCGTGATGCAGGTCGGCGAGCAGTCCAACAACGTCGCGCGCAACGCGATCATGGCCTCGAAGCTGCCGGAGAGCGTGCCGGGCACGTCGATCGACCGCCAGTGCGGCTCCTCGCAGCAGGCGCTGCACTTCGCAGCCCAGGCCGTGATGTCGGGCACGATGGACGTCGTGATCGCCGCCGGCGTGGAATCGATGACGCGCGTGCCGATGGGCCTGTCGTCGCAGCTTCCGGCCAAGAACGGCTTTGGCAATTACAAGAGCCCTGGCATCGAGGCGAAGTATCCCAACATCGTGTTCAGCCAGTTCACCGGCGCCGAGATGATGGCTGAGAAGTACGGCCTGTCGAAGGATGATCTCGACGAGTACTCTTTCAACAGCCATCAGCGCGCGATCGCGGCGACCCAAGCCGGCCACTTCAAGAAGGAGATCGTGCCGCTCGAAATCACCCGCGCCGACGGCTCCAAGGACACCCACCACATCGACGAGGGTATCCGCTTCGACGTCACGCTCGACGGCATCAAGGGCGTCAAGCTGATTGCCGAGAACGGCAAGCTCACCGCAGCCAGCGCCAGCCAGATCTGCGACGGCGCTTCCGGCGTGATGGTCGTGAACGAGCGTGGCCTCAAGCAGCTCGGCGTCAAGCCGCTGGCGCGCATCCACCACATGACGATGACCGGCGGCGACCCCGTCATCATGCTCGACGCGCCACTGCACGCCACCAAGCGCGCGCTGGAGAAGGCCGGCATGAAGGTCGACGACATCGACCTGTTCGAGGTCAACGAGGCCTTCGCCTCGGTGCCGACCGGCTGGCTCAAGACCACTGGCGCGGATCCCGCGCGTCTCAACGTCAACGGCGGCGCCATCGCGCTCGGCCATCCGCTCGGCGGCTCCGGCACCAAGCTGATGACCACGCTGGTCCACGCCCTGCACCAGCGCGGCAAGCGCTACGGCCTGCAGACCATGTGCGAAGGCGGCGGCATGGCGAATGTGACGATCGTAGAGCGCCTGTAA
- a CDS encoding TetR family transcriptional regulator: MATSVPNRLSSGKNSTAEKLLVAASELMIERSSIEISLSDIAQKSGANAALVKYHFGNKDGLLLALLERNAATELSNLEYLLAQPITATAKLKLHIGGIIRAYYRFPYMNRLIHYLLHETNTAAADEVSKFFVAPLLDFHRRLLADGVSRGEFRQTDPVLFYTSLIGACDHLFFGRHAMSRATGVGPVTDDVCRQYIKHMETLICGGILTQAGEAAAAG; encoded by the coding sequence GTGGCTACCAGCGTACCGAACAGGCTCTCCAGCGGGAAGAATTCCACCGCGGAGAAATTGCTCGTGGCCGCGAGCGAGCTGATGATCGAACGCTCCTCGATCGAGATCTCGCTCAGCGACATCGCGCAGAAGTCGGGCGCCAACGCCGCGCTGGTCAAATATCATTTTGGCAACAAGGATGGCCTGCTGCTTGCGCTGCTCGAGCGCAATGCCGCGACCGAGCTCTCCAATCTCGAATATCTGCTGGCGCAGCCGATTACAGCCACGGCGAAGCTGAAGCTGCATATCGGCGGCATCATCCGCGCCTATTACCGGTTCCCTTACATGAACCGGTTGATCCACTACCTCTTGCACGAGACCAACACGGCCGCCGCCGACGAAGTCTCGAAATTCTTCGTGGCGCCGCTGCTCGACTTTCACCGCCGCCTGCTGGCCGATGGCGTCAGCCGCGGCGAATTCCGCCAGACCGATCCGGTGCTGTTCTACACGAGCCTGATCGGCGCCTGCGATCATTTGTTCTTCGGCCGGCACGCGATGTCCCGCGCGACCGGCGTCGGCCCGGTTACCGACGACGTCTGCCGGCAATACATCAAGCACATGGAAACGCTGATCTGTGGCGGCATCCTCACGCAAGCCGGGGAAGCTGCCGCTGCCGGATAG
- a CDS encoding SDR family NAD(P)-dependent oxidoreductase encodes MQLKDVAVLITGGGSGLGEATARAMAAKGAKIGVIDQNKDNAEKVAAEVKGVALHADVTSEEQIKAAIAEAEAAHGVARVLMNCAGIGGSQRIVGRDGVYPLEKFARIINVNLIGTFNCLRLFAERLVTIEPVGEERGVIINTASVAAYEGQIGQIAYSASKGGVVGLTLPAARDLASQKIRVNTIAPGLFFTPLLMGLNEEARKSLGAQVPHPSRLGDAAEYGSLAVHIVENPMLNGETIRLDGAIRMAPR; translated from the coding sequence ATGCAACTGAAAGACGTAGCCGTTCTCATCACCGGCGGTGGTTCGGGCCTCGGTGAGGCCACCGCCCGCGCCATGGCGGCCAAGGGCGCCAAGATCGGCGTGATCGACCAGAACAAGGACAATGCCGAGAAGGTCGCCGCCGAAGTGAAGGGCGTTGCGCTCCATGCCGACGTCACCAGCGAAGAGCAGATCAAGGCGGCGATCGCCGAGGCCGAGGCCGCGCACGGTGTTGCCCGCGTGCTGATGAACTGCGCCGGCATCGGCGGCTCGCAGCGCATCGTCGGCCGCGACGGCGTCTATCCCTTGGAAAAATTCGCGCGCATCATCAACGTCAATCTGATCGGCACCTTCAACTGCCTGCGCCTGTTCGCCGAGCGCCTCGTCACGATCGAGCCGGTCGGCGAAGAGCGCGGCGTCATCATCAACACGGCGTCGGTCGCCGCTTACGAAGGCCAGATCGGCCAGATCGCCTATTCGGCATCGAAGGGCGGCGTCGTCGGCCTGACCCTGCCGGCCGCGCGCGACCTCGCCAGCCAGAAAATCCGCGTCAACACCATCGCGCCCGGCCTGTTCTTCACGCCGCTGCTGATGGGCCTGAACGAAGAGGCGCGCAAGAGCCTGGGTGCCCAGGTGCCGCATCCCTCGCGCCTCGGCGATGCCGCCGAATACGGCTCGCTGGCGGTGCACATCGTCGAGAACCCGATGCTGAACGGCGAGACCATCCGCCTCGACGGCGCGATCCGGATGGCGCCAAGGTAG
- a CDS encoding enoyl-CoA hydratase/isomerase family protein — translation MSQPLLIEHDDGVDRVTLNRPDSLNALDPALIDALNVYFQGLQRNRDTRVVVLRGAGKNFCAGLDLKAAMARRAGQQEPPGVTESLDSQRRIADIVMLMRRCPQPILSLVQGAAAGGGFALALASDIRIATKSARMNCAFIKLGLGGCDIGTSYFLPRLVGVSVASELILTGRFIGAERALAVGLVSEVVDEDKLDDAAVPYVDAMMTASPVGLRLSKECLNMSVDAGSLEAVIGMEDRNQVLCSRSEEFSEGIRAFLEKRKPVYIKR, via the coding sequence ATGTCCCAACCGCTGCTGATCGAACATGACGACGGCGTCGACCGGGTGACGCTCAATCGCCCCGACAGTCTCAACGCGCTTGATCCTGCGCTGATCGACGCGCTCAACGTTTATTTCCAGGGCCTGCAGCGCAATCGCGACACGCGCGTCGTTGTGCTCCGGGGCGCCGGCAAGAATTTCTGTGCGGGTCTTGATCTCAAGGCGGCGATGGCTCGCCGCGCAGGACAGCAGGAACCGCCCGGCGTCACGGAGTCGCTCGATTCGCAGCGCCGCATCGCAGATATCGTGATGCTGATGCGGCGCTGCCCACAGCCGATCCTTTCGCTGGTGCAGGGCGCGGCGGCCGGCGGTGGCTTTGCGCTGGCACTGGCGTCCGATATCCGCATCGCGACGAAATCGGCGCGGATGAACTGCGCCTTCATCAAGCTCGGCCTCGGCGGCTGCGACATCGGCACCAGCTATTTCCTGCCGCGCCTCGTCGGCGTGTCCGTGGCATCGGAATTGATCCTGACGGGTCGCTTCATCGGCGCCGAGCGCGCGCTCGCGGTCGGACTGGTCTCAGAGGTCGTCGACGAGGACAAGCTCGACGATGCGGCTGTGCCCTATGTCGATGCGATGATGACAGCCTCGCCGGTCGGACTGCGCCTGTCCAAGGAATGTCTCAACATGAGCGTCGACGCCGGCTCGCTCGAGGCCGTTATCGGAATGGAAGATCGCAACCAGGTCCTGTGCAGCCGCTCCGAGGAATTTTCGGAAGGCATCAGGGCCTTCCTTGAGAAGCGAAAGCCTGTCTATATCAAGCGCTGA
- a CDS encoding AMP-binding protein translates to MSGSAAAVMTKPAFRKVEWLARDIDVGRRADGTVVLKSRIPLQSYEKHIPASLAKWAREAPERIWLAQRGGPNREWRKVSYAEAKRTVDALTQGLLNLGLDGRPVAILSGNSIEHALMTQAAMQARVPAAPVSPAYSLMSHDHVKLKYLFDLIKPAVLMVQDGPTFEKALKALDLGGVTVVHVARPCDGITSVSFAELAATPVTKDVEASIATITPDTVGKLLFTSGSTGMPKAVINTQEMMCANAAMMMQVRPRDPGGPISTMLDWMPWNHTMGGNAAFHPILVDGGTLYIDDGRPMPGQFEETLRNLREISPTYYANVPAGYAALAAAMEKDDALCRSFFKNLSIMAYGGARLPDDLYDRMQALAVKTTGERIVFYTGWGSTETAPTSTGTYWDTERVGLIGLPFPGVELKMVPCGSKYELRLRGVNVTPGYFGQPELTKKMFDEEGFYCIGDAGIFVDDADPVKGIIFAGRVVEDFKLTTGTFVHVGSLRTDAIAAATPVVHDALVAGQDRPFIGLLAWPNLHACRQLVGNPDLSFADAVKHPEVIACFRRGLEAHNKECEGASSRIIARAMLMDEPPSIDGNELTDKGYINQRAGLERRAVLVGRLYADKPDQDVIVLR, encoded by the coding sequence ATGAGTGGGAGCGCGGCGGCGGTGATGACGAAGCCCGCCTTTCGCAAGGTCGAGTGGCTCGCGCGCGACATCGACGTCGGGCGCCGCGCCGACGGCACGGTGGTGCTGAAGTCGCGCATTCCGCTGCAGTCTTACGAGAAGCACATCCCGGCGTCGCTGGCGAAATGGGCGAGGGAAGCGCCCGAGCGCATCTGGCTGGCGCAACGCGGCGGGCCCAACCGCGAATGGCGCAAGGTATCTTATGCCGAAGCCAAGCGCACCGTGGATGCGCTGACGCAAGGCCTGCTCAATCTCGGGCTCGATGGCCGTCCCGTCGCGATCCTCTCCGGCAATTCGATCGAGCATGCGCTGATGACGCAGGCGGCGATGCAGGCACGCGTACCGGCGGCGCCGGTATCGCCGGCCTACTCGCTGATGAGCCACGATCACGTCAAGCTGAAATACCTGTTCGACTTGATCAAGCCGGCCGTATTGATGGTGCAGGACGGTCCGACCTTCGAGAAGGCGCTGAAGGCGCTCGACCTTGGTGGCGTCACCGTCGTTCACGTCGCGCGGCCCTGCGACGGCATCACAAGCGTCAGCTTCGCCGAACTCGCGGCGACGCCGGTGACGAAGGATGTCGAGGCGTCGATTGCGACGATCACGCCCGACACCGTCGGCAAGCTGCTGTTCACGTCAGGCTCGACCGGCATGCCCAAGGCCGTCATCAACACGCAGGAGATGATGTGCGCCAATGCTGCGATGATGATGCAGGTGAGGCCCCGTGACCCTGGCGGCCCGATCTCGACCATGCTGGACTGGATGCCCTGGAATCACACCATGGGCGGCAATGCCGCGTTTCATCCGATCCTGGTTGATGGCGGCACGCTCTATATCGATGACGGCCGGCCGATGCCCGGCCAGTTCGAGGAGACGTTGCGGAACCTGCGCGAGATCTCCCCGACCTATTACGCCAATGTCCCCGCCGGCTATGCCGCGCTCGCGGCCGCCATGGAGAAGGACGATGCGCTCTGCCGTTCCTTCTTCAAAAATCTCTCGATCATGGCCTATGGCGGCGCGCGGCTGCCGGACGATCTCTACGACCGCATGCAGGCCCTCGCCGTGAAGACGACCGGAGAGCGCATCGTGTTCTACACCGGCTGGGGCTCGACCGAAACCGCGCCGACCTCGACCGGCACCTATTGGGACACCGAGCGCGTCGGCCTGATCGGCCTGCCGTTCCCAGGCGTTGAGTTGAAGATGGTGCCTTGCGGCTCGAAATACGAGTTGCGCCTGCGCGGCGTCAACGTCACGCCCGGCTATTTCGGCCAGCCCGAGCTGACGAAGAAGATGTTCGACGAGGAAGGCTTTTACTGCATCGGCGATGCCGGCATCTTCGTCGACGATGCCGATCCGGTAAAAGGCATCATCTTTGCCGGCCGTGTCGTTGAGGATTTCAAGCTCACCACCGGCACATTTGTGCATGTCGGCTCGCTGCGGACCGATGCGATCGCGGCGGCGACGCCCGTGGTTCATGACGCGCTGGTCGCGGGGCAGGATCGCCCGTTCATCGGCCTGCTCGCCTGGCCGAACCTTCACGCTTGCCGGCAGCTCGTTGGCAATCCCGATCTCAGCTTTGCTGATGCGGTGAAGCATCCCGAGGTCATTGCCTGCTTCAGACGGGGGCTGGAAGCTCACAACAAAGAATGCGAAGGCGCCAGCAGCCGCATCATCGCGCGCGCCATGCTGATGGACGAGCCGCCGTCGATCGACGGCAACGAGCTCACCGACAAGGGCTACATCAACCAGCGCGCCGGCCTGGAGCGCAGAGCGGTGTTGGTTGGGCGGCTCTATGCTGACAAGCCGGACCAGGATGTGATCGTGCTGCGATGA
- a CDS encoding acyl-CoA dehydrogenase family protein, whose protein sequence is MNFDFSDDQKQLRDQARKFLAEKCSPKAVRVVLDGKAPYDKELWKGLAEMGFLGVAIPEEFGGAGAGHLELCVIAEEMGRANAPVPFSSTVYLAAEALLIAGSDAQKKKWLPAIASGEAIGTLALFEGKGNPSPKNVKLTAANGVLNGVKKPVADGAIADFAVVAARTGSSGRDSDISLFLVDLKSGGVEVKSLTNLDPTRGQAEIIFKDCKAEPLGVAGEGWSILTQVLDRAAVLCAFEQVGGSDRALEMGRDYALDRIAFGRQIGSFQAVKHMLADMYVSATLARSNCYYGAWALSTNAGELPEAAAAARISATQAFQHCAKNNIQVHGGMGFTWEFDCHMYYRRANAMALGLGSLSYWEDQLIDRMRKKNAA, encoded by the coding sequence ATGAACTTCGATTTCTCCGACGATCAGAAGCAGCTCCGCGACCAGGCGCGCAAATTCCTTGCCGAAAAATGCTCGCCCAAGGCGGTGCGCGTCGTGCTCGACGGCAAGGCGCCCTATGACAAGGAGCTATGGAAGGGCCTCGCCGAGATGGGCTTTCTCGGCGTTGCGATTCCCGAGGAGTTTGGCGGGGCGGGTGCGGGCCATCTCGAGCTCTGCGTGATCGCGGAGGAGATGGGACGGGCCAATGCCCCGGTGCCGTTCTCCTCGACCGTGTATCTCGCCGCCGAGGCGCTGCTGATCGCCGGCAGCGACGCGCAGAAGAAGAAATGGTTGCCGGCGATCGCGTCGGGCGAGGCGATCGGCACGCTGGCGCTATTCGAGGGCAAGGGGAATCCGTCGCCGAAGAACGTCAAGCTCACGGCTGCGAACGGCGTGCTCAATGGCGTCAAGAAGCCGGTCGCCGACGGCGCCATCGCCGATTTCGCGGTTGTTGCCGCGCGTACCGGATCGAGCGGCCGGGACAGCGATATCTCGCTGTTCCTGGTCGACCTCAAGTCCGGTGGCGTCGAGGTGAAGAGCCTCACCAATCTCGATCCGACCCGCGGTCAGGCCGAGATCATCTTCAAGGACTGCAAGGCCGAGCCGCTAGGAGTTGCCGGCGAGGGCTGGAGCATCCTCACCCAGGTGCTCGATCGCGCCGCGGTGCTCTGCGCGTTCGAGCAGGTCGGCGGCTCCGATCGCGCGCTGGAGATGGGGCGGGACTACGCGCTCGACCGCATCGCCTTCGGCCGGCAAATCGGGTCGTTCCAGGCGGTCAAGCACATGCTTGCCGACATGTATGTCTCGGCGACGCTGGCGCGCTCCAACTGCTATTACGGCGCCTGGGCGCTCTCGACCAATGCTGGCGAGCTGCCGGAAGCTGCGGCTGCCGCCCGGATCAGCGCGACGCAGGCGTTTCAGCACTGCGCCAAGAACAACATCCAGGTTCACGGCGGCATGGGTTTCACCTGGGAGTTCGACTGCCACATGTACTATCGCCGCGCCAACGCCATGGCGCTTGGTCTCGGCAGCCTGTCCTATTGGGAGGACCAGTTGATCGACCGCATGCGCAAGAAGAACGCGGCTTGA
- a CDS encoding acyl-CoA dehydrogenase, producing the protein MNFDDTPQEAEFRATARAWIGANAPKQYEDELRKSSLGRTVLRNADILEVAKAWQKKKADAGWACLHWPKEYGGRGSSPIERVIWQQEEGPFGQLSRMFIIGHGMCGPTMMAFAREEHKRTYLPPLASGEKVWCQLFSEPAGGSDVAGLRTRAEKDGDEWVVNGQKIWTSGAHYSDYGILLTRTDSTVPKHKGLTMFFLDMKSPGVEVRPIKQASGASDFNEVYFTNVRIPDHQRLGEVGDGWNVSLTTLMNERSAIGAAVSTGFPELFEYCSSLMLDDGPAIEDRAVRAKLANWAVKASGLKYTSMRAISALSKGERPGPENSIGKLVAGSMIQDVATYALDLQGASGVVSGEDAELAGRFQAMLLRAPGTRVEGGTDEIMRNIIAERVLGLPGDIRVDKDVPFNKIPTKGRG; encoded by the coding sequence ATGAACTTCGACGACACCCCGCAGGAAGCCGAATTCCGCGCCACCGCGCGCGCCTGGATCGGCGCGAACGCGCCGAAGCAATACGAGGACGAGCTGCGCAAATCCTCGCTCGGCCGCACCGTGCTTAGGAATGCCGACATTCTCGAGGTCGCAAAGGCCTGGCAGAAGAAGAAGGCCGACGCTGGCTGGGCCTGCCTGCACTGGCCGAAGGAGTATGGCGGCCGCGGATCGTCGCCGATCGAGCGCGTAATCTGGCAGCAGGAAGAGGGGCCGTTTGGTCAGCTCTCACGCATGTTCATCATCGGCCACGGCATGTGCGGGCCGACCATGATGGCGTTCGCACGCGAGGAGCATAAGCGGACCTATTTGCCGCCGCTCGCATCAGGCGAGAAGGTGTGGTGCCAGCTGTTCTCCGAGCCGGCCGGCGGCTCCGACGTCGCGGGCTTGCGCACGCGCGCAGAGAAAGATGGCGACGAGTGGGTCGTCAACGGCCAGAAGATCTGGACGTCGGGCGCGCATTATTCCGATTACGGCATCCTGCTCACGCGCACCGATTCGACCGTGCCGAAGCACAAGGGCCTCACCATGTTCTTCCTGGACATGAAGAGCCCCGGCGTCGAGGTCAGGCCGATCAAGCAGGCCAGCGGCGCTTCCGACTTCAACGAGGTCTATTTCACCAATGTCCGCATCCCCGACCACCAGCGTCTCGGCGAGGTCGGCGACGGCTGGAACGTCTCGCTGACCACGCTGATGAACGAGCGCAGCGCGATCGGCGCGGCCGTCTCGACCGGCTTCCCTGAATTGTTCGAGTATTGCTCCAGCCTGATGCTCGACGACGGGCCGGCGATCGAGGATCGCGCCGTGCGCGCGAAGCTGGCGAACTGGGCGGTGAAGGCGAGCGGGCTGAAATACACCAGCATGCGCGCGATTTCGGCGCTCTCGAAGGGCGAGCGGCCGGGGCCGGAAAATTCCATCGGCAAGCTGGTGGCGGGCTCGATGATTCAGGACGTCGCGACCTACGCGCTGGATCTGCAGGGGGCTAGCGGCGTGGTCAGCGGTGAGGATGCCGAACTCGCCGGCCGTTTCCAGGCGATGCTGCTGCGCGCACCCGGCACGCGCGTCGAAGGCGGCACCGACGAGATCATGCGCAACATCATCGCCGAGCGGGTGCTGGGCCTGCCCGGCGATATCAGGGTCGACAAGGACGTGCCGTTCAACAAGATCCCGACGAAGGGAAGAGGGTAG
- a CDS encoding acyl-CoA dehydrogenase, protein MNFDDTPQEAAFRETARKWIDAHAPKELHAELSKSSLGRIRLASHDIVDVGKAWQKKKAEGGWACLHWPKEYGGRGATPIEKVIWQQEEGVYGKLTQPFQIGEGMCGPTVMAFGSEDAKRRYLPKLASGEEIWCQLFSEPSAGSDVAGLRTRAEKKGDNWVVNGQKIWTSGAHYSDYGLLIARTDPSVPKHKGLTMFFLDMKSPGVEVRPIKQANGMQEFNEVYFTDVVIPDSQRLGAVGEGWSVSLTTLMNERMSIGSRLATGVPEMFDFCSNLMLEEGLAIDDPAVRSKLASWAAKSSGLKYTSYRTISALSKGERPGPENSIGKLVSGMMLQDIATYAMDLQGAAGVLTGNDEETVQGQFQQMLLSAPSMRIAGGTDEILRNIIAERVLGLPGDIRVDKDVPYNKIPTKGR, encoded by the coding sequence ATGAATTTCGACGACACCCCGCAGGAAGCCGCATTCCGCGAGACCGCGCGGAAATGGATCGACGCCCACGCGCCGAAGGAATTGCATGCCGAGCTGTCGAAATCCTCGCTCGGCCGCATTCGCCTTGCCAGCCACGACATCGTCGATGTCGGCAAGGCCTGGCAGAAGAAAAAGGCCGAAGGCGGCTGGGCCTGTCTGCACTGGCCTAAGGAGTATGGCGGCCGCGGCGCGACGCCGATCGAGAAGGTGATCTGGCAGCAGGAGGAGGGCGTCTACGGCAAGCTGACGCAGCCGTTCCAGATCGGCGAGGGCATGTGCGGCCCGACCGTGATGGCGTTCGGCAGCGAGGATGCGAAGCGCAGGTATCTGCCGAAGCTCGCCTCGGGCGAGGAGATCTGGTGCCAGTTGTTCTCCGAACCGTCCGCTGGTTCGGACGTCGCGGGTCTGCGCACACGCGCGGAGAAGAAGGGCGACAATTGGGTTGTTAATGGCCAGAAGATCTGGACCTCGGGCGCGCATTACTCCGACTACGGCCTTTTGATCGCGCGCACCGATCCGAGTGTGCCCAAGCACAAGGGCCTCACCATGTTCTTCCTGGACATGAAGAGCCCCGGCGTGGAGGTCAGGCCGATCAAGCAGGCCAATGGCATGCAGGAGTTCAACGAAGTCTATTTCACCGACGTTGTGATTCCCGACAGCCAGCGCCTCGGCGCCGTCGGCGAGGGCTGGAGCGTATCGCTGACCACGCTGATGAACGAGCGCATGTCGATCGGCTCGCGGCTTGCGACCGGCGTCCCCGAGATGTTCGACTTCTGCTCCAACCTCATGTTGGAGGAGGGGCTCGCCATCGACGATCCCGCCGTGCGCTCGAAGCTTGCGAGCTGGGCGGCGAAGTCGAGCGGGCTGAAATACACCAGCTACCGCACCATCTCGGCCCTTTCGAAGGGCGAGCGGCCGGGCCCGGAGAACTCCATCGGGAAGCTGGTCTCGGGCATGATGCTCCAGGACATTGCGACCTACGCGATGGACCTACAGGGCGCGGCCGGTGTTCTCACCGGAAACGACGAGGAAACGGTGCAGGGCCAGTTCCAGCAGATGCTGCTGTCCGCGCCCTCGATGCGCATCGCGGGCGGCACCGACGAGATCCTGCGCAACATCATCGCCGAGCGCGTGCTGGGGCTGCCGGGCGACATTCGTGTCGACAAGGACGTGCCGTACAACAAGATCCCGACCAAGGGGCGGTGA
- a CDS encoding nitroreductase, translated as MDAKAPNARHSTEDRIGVLEELLNERYSVRAFLPKEVDRATIEHVLTTAQRTASWCNSQPWQVVIASGAAKERFRQAIYKEASGGLGDDYDFTPPREYVGIYLERRRESGFQLYNTLGIARGDRSAYAKQALENYNFFGAPHVAIIHTNEPLGIYGAIDCGAYVSNFMLAAQALGLGTIPQAALARHSGLIRRHFNLPDDRRIVCGISFGYADDAHKVNSYRTSRASVADTVTFAEE; from the coding sequence ATGGACGCTAAAGCACCCAATGCCCGCCACTCCACTGAAGACCGTATCGGCGTGCTCGAAGAGCTCCTCAATGAGCGTTATTCCGTCCGCGCCTTCCTGCCGAAGGAAGTCGACCGCGCCACCATCGAGCATGTGCTGACCACCGCGCAGCGCACGGCCTCATGGTGCAACAGCCAGCCCTGGCAGGTCGTCATCGCCAGCGGCGCTGCCAAGGAGCGCTTTCGCCAGGCGATCTACAAGGAGGCTTCTGGCGGTCTCGGCGACGACTACGATTTCACGCCGCCGCGCGAATATGTCGGGATCTATCTGGAGCGGCGCCGCGAGAGCGGTTTTCAGCTGTACAATACGCTGGGCATCGCCCGCGGCGACAGAAGCGCCTACGCCAAGCAAGCGCTGGAGAACTACAATTTCTTCGGCGCGCCGCACGTCGCGATCATCCACACCAACGAGCCGCTCGGCATTTACGGTGCGATCGATTGCGGCGCCTATGTCAGCAATTTCATGCTGGCCGCGCAGGCGCTCGGGCTCGGCACGATTCCGCAGGCCGCCTTGGCGCGGCATTCCGGCCTGATCCGCCGCCACTTCAACCTGCCCGACGATCGCCGGATCGTCTGCGGCATCTCGTTCGGTTATGCGGACGACGCCCACAAGGTCAACAGCTACCGCACCTCGCGTGCGAGCGTGGCAGATACGGTCACCTTTGCAGAGGAGTGA
- a CDS encoding sigma-70 family RNA polymerase sigma factor, which translates to MPLTDSLRNDILAAVPSLRAFAISLSGNADRADDLVQETLLRALANIDSFQPGSNLPAWLFTILRNLFRSDYRKRRREVEDAEGNYAKTLKTQPSQNAHLEFEEFRTALEKLPQDQREALILVGASGFSYEDAASICGCAVGTIKSRVNRARSKLAALLYVDGAEDFGPDETVRAVIGGSGG; encoded by the coding sequence ATGCCTCTCACGGATTCCCTGCGTAACGACATCCTGGCGGCCGTGCCCAGTCTGCGCGCGTTCGCCATTTCGCTCAGCGGCAATGCGGACCGCGCCGACGATTTGGTCCAGGAGACGCTGCTCCGCGCGCTCGCCAACATCGACTCGTTCCAGCCCGGCTCCAATCTGCCGGCGTGGCTGTTCACGATCCTGCGCAACCTATTCCGTTCCGACTACCGCAAGCGGCGGCGCGAGGTCGAGGATGCCGAGGGCAACTACGCCAAGACGCTGAAGACACAGCCCTCGCAGAACGCACATCTCGAGTTCGAGGAGTTCCGCACGGCGCTCGAGAAGCTTCCGCAGGACCAGCGTGAAGCGTTGATCCTGGTCGGCGCCTCGGGCTTCTCCTACGAGGATGCGGCCTCGATCTGCGGCTGCGCGGTCGGCACGATCAAGAGCCGCGTGAACCGCGCCCGCTCGAAGCTCGCCGCACTGCTCTATGTCGACGGCGCCGAGGATTTCGGGCCTGACGAGACGGTGCGGGCCGTGATCGGCGGCAGCGGCGGCTGA
- a CDS encoding NepR family anti-sigma factor translates to MKDLKSQASRSTTPGKGGLTPEIQSRIGHQLRAMYDDVVRQGVPDRFAELIKKLDAPGATPQLGDEGGSNDNNNGRD, encoded by the coding sequence ATGAAAGATCTCAAGTCTCAAGCCAGCAGAAGCACGACCCCCGGCAAGGGAGGCCTCACTCCGGAGATCCAATCCCGGATAGGGCATCAGTTGCGCGCCATGTATGATGATGTCGTGCGACAAGGCGTTCCGGATCGGTTCGCAGAGCTGATCAAGAAGCTTGATGCGCCGGGAGCGACACCCCAATTGGGCGATGAGGGCGGATCCAACGACAACAACAATGGGAGGGACTAA